The following coding sequences lie in one Nycticebus coucang isolate mNycCou1 chromosome 18, mNycCou1.pri, whole genome shotgun sequence genomic window:
- the BAIAP2 gene encoding brain-specific angiogenesis inhibitor 1-associated protein 2 isoform X4 — protein sequence MQQVASSNGAILPSTLSASKSNLVISDPIPGAKPLPVPPELAPFVGRMSAQENAPIMNGVAGPDSEDYNPWADRKATQPKSLSPPQSQSKLSDSYSNTLPVRKSVTPKNSYATTENKTLPRSSSMAAGLERNGRMRVKAIFSHAAGDNSTLLSFKEGDLITLLVPEARDGWHYGESEKTKMRGWFPFSYTRVLDSDGSDRLHMSLQQGKSSSTGNLLDKDDLALPPPDYGASSRAFPTQTAGTFKQRPYSVAVPAFSQGLDDYGARSVSRNPFAHIQLKPTVTNDRSAPLLS from the exons ATGCAGCAGGTGGCCAGCAGCAATGGCGCCATCCTTCCTAGCACCCTGTCGGCTTCCAAGTCCAACCTGGTCATCTCAGACCCCATTCCGGGGGCCAAGCCCCTGCCAGTACCCCCTGAACTGGCACCATTTGTGGGG CGGATGTCTGCCCAGGAGAACGCGCCCATCATGAACGGGGTCGCAGGCCCAGACAGCGAAGACTACAACCCTTGGGCTGACCGCAAAGCCACTCAGCCCAAGTCCCTGTCTCCCCCGCAGTCTCAGAGCAAGCTGAGCGACTCCTACTCCAACACGCTGCCTGTGCGCAAGAGCGTGACCCCCAAAAACAGCTACGCCACCA CTGAGAACAAGACCCTGCCCCGCTCCAGTTCCATGGCAGCTGGCTTGGAGCGCAATGGGCGCATGCGGGTAAAGGCCATCTTCTCCCATGCCGCGGGGGACAACAGCACGCTGCTGAGTTTCAAGGAAGGGGACCTCATCACCCTGCTGGTGCCTGAGGCCCGTGATGGCTGGCACTATGGCGAGAGCGAGAAGACCAAGAT GCGGGGCTGGTTTCCTTTCTCTTACACCCGGGTCCTGGACAGTGACGGCAGCGACAGGCTGCACATGAG CCTGCAGCAGGGGAAGAGCAGCAGCACTGGGAACCTGCTGGACAAGGACGACCTGGCCCTGCCACCCCCTGACTACGGCGCATCCTCCCGGGCCTTCCCCACCCAGACGGCCGGTACCTTCAAGCAGAGGCCCTACAGTGTGGCCGTGCCTGCCTTCTCCCAG GGTCTGGATGACTATGGAGCCAGGTCTGTGAGCAG GAATCCCTTCGCCCACATACAGCTGAAGCCGACAGTGACCAACGACAGGTCTGCTCCCCTCCTCAGCTGA